A section of the Rhizomicrobium sp. genome encodes:
- a CDS encoding NAD(P)H-hydrate dehydratase produces MTSEVLTVEECYAADRYAAAHGVATLELMEQAGRAVADAIAKRWTPRPIVVFCGPGNNGGDGFVAARHLNERGWDVWVESLVDPRTLKGDAAEMARRWTGETIAIAESNRMADLFVDALFGAGLSRPLEGEAKRLALASPQYKDRVIAIDVPSGVHGDTGKPLGDIAFDAGLTVTFFRKKPAHLLLTGRERCGEVVVADIGIPEAAIDAIAPKLFENGPALWTYPWPKAQGHKYARGHCIVVSGPAHATGAARLAARGALRIGAGLLSVASPSSAVAVNAAALTAIMVKPFDGASGLAGLLKDARFNAVVIGPGCGVGPETQQLVVAVLRSNAATVLDADALTSFRAEPKVLFAMLREPAVLTPHEGEFERLFPGLLASSKSRIEAARTAAARAKCTVLLKGADTVVAAPDGRAVVNANAPPSLATAGSGDVLAGFIGGLMAQGLSSFDAAACAVWLHGEAASLHGVGLIAEDLPEHLPAVLKALEGSAGNSAVGGRAAPA; encoded by the coding sequence ATGACCTCTGAAGTCCTGACCGTCGAGGAATGCTACGCCGCCGATCGCTACGCGGCGGCGCATGGCGTGGCGACGCTGGAACTCATGGAACAAGCCGGCCGCGCCGTCGCCGATGCGATCGCCAAGCGCTGGACGCCGCGCCCCATCGTCGTGTTCTGCGGCCCCGGCAACAATGGCGGCGACGGCTTCGTCGCGGCGCGCCATCTGAACGAACGCGGCTGGGACGTCTGGGTGGAGAGCCTTGTCGATCCAAGGACCCTCAAGGGCGATGCCGCCGAGATGGCCCGGCGCTGGACCGGCGAGACCATCGCCATCGCCGAGAGCAACCGCATGGCCGACCTGTTCGTCGATGCGTTGTTCGGCGCCGGCCTGTCGCGGCCGCTGGAGGGCGAGGCGAAGCGCCTCGCGCTGGCCTCGCCGCAATACAAGGACCGCGTCATCGCCATCGACGTTCCGAGCGGCGTCCATGGCGACACCGGCAAGCCGCTGGGCGATATCGCCTTCGACGCCGGCCTGACCGTTACGTTCTTCCGCAAGAAGCCGGCGCATCTTCTGCTGACGGGCCGCGAACGCTGCGGCGAGGTCGTCGTCGCCGATATCGGCATCCCGGAAGCCGCCATCGACGCGATCGCGCCCAAGCTGTTCGAGAACGGTCCGGCGCTCTGGACCTATCCCTGGCCCAAGGCCCAGGGCCACAAATACGCCCGCGGCCATTGCATCGTGGTCAGCGGCCCCGCGCACGCCACCGGCGCGGCGCGGCTGGCGGCGCGGGGCGCGCTGCGCATCGGTGCCGGCCTGCTCAGCGTTGCCAGCCCGTCGTCCGCCGTCGCGGTCAACGCTGCGGCGCTCACCGCCATCATGGTCAAGCCGTTCGACGGCGCGTCCGGGCTTGCCGGCCTTCTGAAGGACGCCCGCTTCAACGCGGTGGTGATCGGTCCCGGCTGCGGCGTCGGGCCTGAGACGCAGCAACTCGTGGTGGCCGTGCTCCGCAGCAACGCGGCGACGGTGCTCGACGCCGACGCGCTCACCTCCTTTCGCGCGGAGCCGAAGGTTCTCTTCGCCATGCTGCGCGAGCCGGCCGTCCTGACGCCGCACGAAGGCGAATTCGAGCGCCTGTTCCCCGGCCTTCTCGCGTCGTCGAAGAGCCGGATCGAAGCCGCACGCACCGCCGCCGCGCGCGCGAAATGCACCGTGCTGCTCAAGGGCGCGGACACCGTCGTGGCCGCGCCGGACGGACGCGCCGTCGTCAACGCCAACGCGCCGCCGAGCTTGGCGACCGCCGGCTCCGGCGATGTCCTCGCCGGCTTTATCGGCGGCCTGATGGCGCAGGGGTTGTCGTCCTTCGACGCGGCGGCCTGCGCCGTCTGGTTGCACGGCGAAGCGGCGAGCCTCCACGGCGTGGGACTGATCGCGGAAGACCTGCCCGAACATCTTCCGGCGGTGCTGAAGGCTTTGGAGGGATCGGCCGGAAATTCGGCCGTTGGCGGGCGCGCGGCGCCCGCCTGA
- a CDS encoding GNAT family N-acetyltransferase: protein MDMPNLHAQVEETCMNAWPALKEVFYDGWLIRLANGATRRTNSVNVIGPGRRPLGDKIAYCESVYRAHAQATYFRILSTAPPDLDAALAARGYAKEDETRTLYMNFRKHRPPVPNKGAAVDILEGRPTRQWLAAYQRHSRCTDAEAQGRRDVLDKLSVPAFFAEARDDDGEIASVGFGAIHDKLVCLQWVVTDPAQRRKGLSRAALSALLRRGLEAGATGACLQVVANNYAAIRLYERLGFNHELYRYHYRVR, encoded by the coding sequence ATGGACATGCCCAACCTTCACGCACAGGTCGAAGAGACCTGCATGAACGCCTGGCCGGCCTTGAAAGAGGTCTTTTACGACGGCTGGCTGATCCGTCTCGCCAACGGCGCCACGCGCCGCACCAACTCCGTCAATGTCATCGGGCCGGGCCGCCGGCCGCTCGGCGACAAGATCGCTTATTGCGAAAGCGTCTACCGCGCCCATGCGCAGGCGACCTATTTCCGCATCCTGTCGACCGCGCCGCCCGATCTCGACGCGGCGCTGGCGGCGCGCGGCTATGCCAAGGAGGACGAAACCAGGACGCTCTACATGAATTTCCGCAAGCACCGTCCGCCGGTGCCGAACAAAGGTGCCGCCGTCGACATCCTCGAAGGCCGTCCCACCCGCCAATGGCTCGCCGCTTATCAGCGGCATTCCCGCTGCACGGACGCCGAGGCGCAAGGCCGGCGCGATGTGCTCGACAAGCTTTCGGTGCCGGCCTTCTTCGCCGAGGCCCGCGACGACGATGGCGAGATCGCCTCCGTGGGGTTCGGCGCGATCCACGACAAGCTGGTCTGCCTGCAATGGGTCGTCACCGACCCGGCGCAGCGCCGCAAGGGCCTGTCGCGCGCCGCGCTTTCCGCGCTGCTCCGTCGCGGCCTGGAAGCCGGCGCCACCGGCGCCTGCCTGCAGGTGGTGGCGAACAATTACGCTGCCATTCGCCTCTATGAGCGTTTAGGCTTCAACCACGAGCTCTACCGCTATCACTATCGGGTACGATGA
- a CDS encoding amidase: MSKEPHELTASEMSALFASRELSPVEVTEACLTRIEALDAEINAFCFSDPHASQTMAEASEARWLAGEPLSPLDGVPVAVKDLLVTKGWPTRRGSYTVEPSAYIDTDAPTVARLREAGAVLIGKTTTPEFGWKGSTDSPLTGITRNPWNKAKTPGGSSGGSSAALAARFCPLALGTDGGGSIRIPASFTNTYGLKPSFGRVPAYPLSPFGTLAHVGPMSRTVLDSAMLMNVIARPDARDWYSLPYFPTDYAAEIESPLAGKRIAFSPRMGFATRILPEIETLVAAAAKRFEQLGAHVEQVDPPGGDPGPTFRTLWWSGAGSLLGDYTPEQMAKLDPGLRRMAEEGMAISKKDYMNAALARGAYGSAMRRFMETYDFLLTPQLATAAFDVGKLSPLDDDGNAWMAWTPFTVPFNLTQQPAASVPCGFTRDGLPVGLQVVGRMFDDAGVLAASYAYEMTDPHFDKTPKGF; encoded by the coding sequence ATGTCCAAAGAACCCCATGAACTCACCGCCTCGGAAATGTCCGCGCTGTTCGCGTCGCGCGAACTATCGCCGGTCGAGGTGACGGAAGCCTGCCTCACCCGCATCGAGGCGCTCGATGCCGAGATCAACGCTTTCTGCTTTTCCGATCCGCATGCCAGCCAGACCATGGCCGAAGCGTCGGAAGCGCGCTGGCTGGCCGGCGAGCCGCTGTCGCCGCTGGACGGTGTTCCGGTGGCCGTGAAGGACTTGCTGGTCACCAAGGGCTGGCCGACCCGGCGCGGTTCCTACACCGTCGAGCCATCCGCCTATATCGACACCGATGCCCCGACCGTCGCACGCCTGCGCGAAGCCGGCGCCGTGCTGATCGGCAAGACCACCACGCCGGAATTCGGCTGGAAGGGTTCGACCGACAGCCCGCTCACCGGCATCACGCGCAATCCGTGGAACAAGGCCAAGACGCCCGGGGGCTCTTCCGGCGGCTCGTCCGCCGCGCTGGCCGCGCGGTTCTGTCCGCTCGCGCTCGGCACCGATGGCGGCGGCTCGATCCGCATCCCGGCGAGCTTCACCAACACCTACGGCCTCAAACCCAGTTTCGGCCGCGTCCCCGCCTATCCGCTCTCGCCGTTCGGCACGCTCGCCCATGTCGGCCCGATGAGCCGCACCGTGCTCGACAGCGCCATGCTGATGAACGTGATCGCGCGGCCCGATGCGCGCGACTGGTATTCTCTGCCGTATTTCCCGACCGACTACGCCGCCGAGATCGAATCCCCGCTCGCCGGCAAGCGCATCGCCTTCAGCCCGCGCATGGGCTTCGCCACCCGCATCCTGCCGGAGATCGAGACGCTGGTGGCGGCCGCCGCGAAGCGTTTCGAACAGCTTGGCGCGCATGTCGAGCAGGTGGATCCGCCCGGCGGCGATCCGGGCCCGACCTTCCGCACCCTATGGTGGTCCGGCGCCGGCAGCCTGCTCGGCGACTACACGCCGGAACAGATGGCCAAGCTCGATCCCGGCCTGCGCCGCATGGCGGAGGAGGGGATGGCGATCTCCAAGAAGGACTACATGAACGCCGCGCTGGCACGCGGCGCCTATGGCAGCGCGATGCGCCGGTTCATGGAGACCTACGATTTCCTCCTGACGCCGCAGCTTGCGACGGCCGCTTTCGACGTCGGCAAGCTCTCGCCGCTGGACGATGACGGCAATGCCTGGATGGCGTGGACGCCCTTCACCGTACCGTTCAACCTGACCCAGCAGCCCGCCGCGTCGGTGCCCTGCGGCTTCACGCGCGACGGCTTGCCGGTCGGCTTGCAGGTCGTCGGCCGCATGTTCGACGACGCCGGCGTGCTCGCCGCGTCTTATGCTTACGAAATGACCGACCCGCATTTCGACAAGACGCCGAAGGGATTTTGA
- a CDS encoding histidine phosphatase family protein, translated as MPRIYMVRHGRAAAGFGEDMDPGLDDLGRGQAEAVADRLKDIGPCLILSSPLRRTRETAAPLAKVWNATPVIESAVAEIPSPKGMSLEERVVWLRALMAGSWRDVPPDLARWREACVAAVAALKQDAVVFSHYVAINVLMGSAVADDRVVVFSPENCSVTVFDNAGSKLRLLEKGSEAALTKVN; from the coding sequence ATGCCACGCATCTATATGGTCCGCCACGGCCGCGCCGCCGCCGGCTTCGGCGAGGACATGGACCCCGGCCTCGACGATCTGGGTCGCGGTCAGGCCGAGGCCGTCGCCGACCGGCTGAAGGACATCGGCCCGTGTCTCATACTGTCCAGTCCCCTCCGACGCACCCGGGAGACCGCAGCGCCGCTCGCGAAGGTCTGGAACGCGACGCCCGTCATCGAATCCGCCGTCGCGGAGATTCCCTCGCCGAAAGGCATGAGCCTGGAAGAGCGCGTCGTCTGGCTGCGCGCGCTGATGGCCGGGTCTTGGCGCGACGTGCCGCCGGACCTGGCGCGATGGCGCGAGGCCTGCGTGGCGGCGGTCGCCGCACTGAAGCAGGACGCGGTGGTGTTCTCGCACTATGTCGCGATCAACGTGCTGATGGGCTCAGCGGTCGCGGACGACCGCGTCGTCGTCTTCTCGCCGGAGAACTGCTCCGTCACGGTGTTCGACAACGCGGGCTCGAAGCTGCGATTGTTGGAGAAGGGGAGCGAGGCGGCGTTGACGAAGGTGAATTGA
- a CDS encoding serine hydrolase domain-containing protein: MSEVHGFAHDKFAEVKKMFEENIASGADIGASFSATVNGETVVDLWGGYADPAKTRPWEKDTIVNVYSTTKTMTALTALLLADRGLLDFDAPVARYWPEFAANGKADIKVSHLMSHSAGLSGWKEKVSKSDIYDWEKATALLAAQAPFWEPGTAPGYHALTQGYLVGEVIRRITGKTVGTVFREEIAQPLDADFWIGLPASEDDRVAELLAPPQGEAVADGPAMSELMANMATNPGIDVAETRTRAWRGAEIPAAGGTGNARSIARIHAILANDGVAQGKRFLSQEGTRKALEPQIEGTDLIMNVPAKFGLGFGLPGGLMPLPNPNAMFWGGYGGSLAIIDMDAKMSIGYAMNRMLGTTTGDLRGIGLAFAMWRAIKD; this comes from the coding sequence ATGTCCGAAGTCCACGGTTTCGCGCACGACAAGTTCGCCGAGGTCAAGAAGATGTTCGAAGAGAACATCGCCAGCGGCGCCGATATCGGCGCGTCGTTCTCGGCCACCGTGAACGGCGAGACCGTGGTCGATCTCTGGGGCGGCTATGCCGATCCGGCGAAGACGCGGCCGTGGGAGAAGGACACCATCGTCAACGTCTATTCCACGACCAAGACGATGACGGCATTGACCGCGCTGCTGCTGGCGGATCGCGGCCTCCTCGATTTCGACGCGCCGGTCGCGCGCTATTGGCCGGAATTCGCTGCCAACGGCAAAGCCGACATCAAGGTCAGCCATCTGATGAGCCATTCCGCGGGCCTCTCGGGCTGGAAGGAGAAAGTCTCCAAATCCGATATCTACGATTGGGAGAAGGCGACCGCGCTGCTTGCCGCCCAGGCGCCCTTCTGGGAGCCCGGCACCGCGCCCGGCTATCACGCGCTGACGCAAGGCTATCTCGTCGGCGAAGTCATCCGCCGCATCACCGGCAAGACGGTCGGCACCGTCTTCCGCGAGGAGATCGCCCAGCCGCTGGACGCCGATTTCTGGATCGGCCTTCCGGCCTCGGAAGACGATCGGGTCGCCGAACTGCTCGCGCCGCCGCAAGGCGAGGCCGTGGCGGACGGCCCGGCGATGAGCGAGCTCATGGCGAACATGGCGACCAATCCCGGCATCGACGTGGCGGAGACCAGGACGCGCGCCTGGCGCGGTGCCGAAATCCCGGCCGCCGGCGGCACCGGCAACGCCCGTTCCATCGCGCGGATCCACGCCATCCTCGCCAATGACGGCGTCGCCCAGGGCAAACGGTTCCTCTCGCAGGAAGGCACCCGCAAGGCGCTCGAGCCGCAGATCGAAGGCACCGACCTGATCATGAACGTGCCGGCGAAGTTCGGCCTCGGCTTCGGGCTGCCCGGCGGGTTGATGCCGCTGCCCAACCCCAACGCGATGTTCTGGGGCGGCTATGGCGGCTCGCTCGCCATCATCGACATGGATGCCAAGATGAGCATCGGCTACGCGATGAACCGCATGCTGGGCACCACGACCGGCGATTTGCGAGGCATTGGCCTCGCTTTCGCGATGTGGCGGGCCATAAAGGACTGA